Proteins encoded within one genomic window of Entelurus aequoreus isolate RoL-2023_Sb linkage group LG26, RoL_Eaeq_v1.1, whole genome shotgun sequence:
- the si:dkey-183j2.10 gene encoding probable glutamate receptor, whose product MLFGFFLFCVGLLCNIGTCAAAQAELRITTIMQEPYTMSQGSQLEGFCMDLLSEVAKKVGFKYKVHLVKDGSYGRQDDNGHWNGMVGEVVRGEADLAIAPLTLTAAREKAVGMTKPFMQTGISILMRKDISEGTGFFDFLAPFSAKTWAGIIVAYLATAACLSIVSRVSPCEWRRPRSEGNTFSLAYSLWYAVGALTLQGAGPHPRALSGRVVCCSWWLAAVVILACYFSNLSSSKSPESTQLTVKGFQDLANQDVIQYGCLSASSTLAFFKNSDNPVYRRIYEHMERSESFVSSMDEGIQRAKEGNFAFIGESVSLDLAVARHCDLVRTHEVVGMRGYSIAATLGSPILKNLSVAILQLSEAGELAYLQSKWWASSCMLDKAKSTAVQPHSLKGMFVVLALGLTLGALLAVLELSSRSRSNAAEQKTTFCRVLTEELSLRFRSKNANGAEEPADDKDTDKA is encoded by the exons ATGCTGTTTGGCTTCTTTTTATTCTGTGTTGGACTCCTCTGCAACATAGGAACATGCGCCGCAG CACAAGCAGAGCTGAGGATCACAACAATAATG CAAGAGCCTTACACAATGTCCCAAGGCTCCCAGCTGGAAGGGTTCTGCATGGACCTGCTGTCTGAAGTAGCCAAGAAGGTGGGCTTCAAGTACAAAGTGCACCTGGTTAAAGATGGCTCCTACGGCAGGCAGGATGACAACGGGCACTGGAACGGGATGGTCGGCGAAGTCGTGAGAGGG GAGGCCGACCTGGCCATCGCGCCGCTGACCCTCACGGCGGCTCGGGAGAAGGCGGTCGGGATGACCAAACCCTTCATGCAGACGGGAATAAGCATCCTGATGAGGAAAGACATCTCCGAGGGAACTGGCTTCTTCGATTTCCTCGCCCCCTTTTCAGCCAAGACATGGGCTGGCATCATTGTTGCATACCTGGCAACCGCCGCTTGCCTCTCCATCGTGTCCAG AGTCAGCCCGTGTGAGTGGCGTCGTCCTCGGAGTGAAGGCAACACCTTCAGCCTTGCCTACAGTCTTTGGTACGCAGTCGGGGCGCTGACCCTGCAAG GTGCCGGTCCGCACCCCCGAGCGCTCTCCGGCCGGGTCGTCTGCTGCAGCTGGTGGTTAGCCGCCGTGGTCATCCTGGCTTGTTATTTCTCCAACCTCAGCTCCTCGAAGAGCCCCGAGTCCACTCAGCTGACGGTGAAAGGCTTCCAGGACTTGGCCAATCAGGATGTGATCCAATATGGATGCCTGAGCGCATCCTCCACTCTGGCCTTCTTCAAG AATTCCGACAACCCGGTGTATCGCAGGATTTATGAGCACATGGAGCGAAGTGAAAGTTTTGTGTCGTCCATGGATGAAGGCATCCAGCGGGCAAAAGAGGGCAACTTTGCCTTCATAGGAGAGTCCGTCTCTCTTGACTTGGCCGTGGCGCGTCACTGTGATCTGGTCAGAACACATGAGGTGGTCGGCATGAGGGGATACAGCATAGCTGCCACGCTTG GTTCTCCAATCCTCAAGAACCTGAGCGTTGCCATCCTGCAGTTGAGCGAGGCGGGTGAGCTGGCCTATCTTCAGAGTAAATGGTGGGCCAGCAGCTGCATGCTGGACAAAGCCAAGTCCACAGCTGTGCAGCCGCACAGTCTCAAGGGCATGTTTGTGGTTCTTGCACTGGGCCTGACGTTGGGAGCCCTGCTGGCCGTCCTGGAGCTCTCCTCCCGGAGTCGCAGCAATGCGGCAGAGCAGAAG ACAACTTTCTGCCGGGTCCTGACTGAGGAGCTCAGCTTGCGTTTTAGGAGCAAGAATGCAAACGGAGCCGAAGAGCCTGCCGACGATAAAGATACAGACAAGGCATAG